A single window of Cheilinus undulatus linkage group 12, ASM1832078v1, whole genome shotgun sequence DNA harbors:
- the amot gene encoding angiomotin isoform X1: MFRKKASSSLRMRRITENSRWSINRGRSLSFHEVQSQREAEMRAAAEESSTSSSSVGGGGGGSSNVLQRLLQEQMNRNYVLQQQQQQVGGGAGAGQMGLPDDHSSTPHIARQEPQGQELQTDSGVEKLVSTRGGGGSGGGGGALATAGGGGSGGGGGIQGQCTNPEDLPTYEEAKVQSQYFRGHGPPPPQPAQQTSPPQQPPLPTSVGAAFYVTGVTNAKVRTEGRPTVQRVSGAGKVHQDDGLKDLKQGHVRSLSERLMQLSLATSGVKAHAPVTSAPLSPMLPPPGPPGDYYKPQHRGPPPDYPFKGMSSPSKQQDSGGHFYQEQRAREHSREVPHVRYQPPPEYGSFRSSKEGSLHFQRTLHQHSPTSSVTSVGSLSRTQSSTLSSMLSASHSSHPSFPHLQPHNQGEPFPPMGPRGPQAPGQHPVGESFTLGSIHPTPPRGHALANDPYGSTPRMHHHHQQQQQQQQFTGNPPPLLQPPVQATPFPHPHSYSQLQGESFAMMAQAHQMVDVLTEENRMLRQEMEACRDKVTKLHKLETEIQLVSEAYENLAKSSSKREALEKTMRNKLELEVRRLHDFNRDLRERMETANKQLAAKECDGSEDNRKTISQLLTQIKETQREKEKLEIELNALRSTTEDQRRHIEIRDQALNNAQAKVVKLEEELKKKQVYVEKVERMQQALAQLQAACEKREQLEHRLRTRLERELESLRMQQRQGGSQASGAVPSEYNTTALMEHLREKEERILALEADMTKWEQKYLEESVMRQFALDAAASVATQRDRSASAITHSPSSSYDTSVEARIQKEEEEILMANRRCLDMESRIKNLHAQIIEKDAMIKVLHQRSRKENIKSDVPSAMRPSKSLMSISNTGSGGSGLLSHSLGLSSSPITEERKDSSWKGSLGVLLGPEFRTESLRTESISSSPSPVLPSTPMTAGHSKTGSRDSCTQTEKGQGQESSKASTPALQSMTLPARLSSPSPVYIPDRLVDVPVFHSSTLERRLPVQSHPQPQAPPPAPTTQQDVDNDMVEILI; this comes from the exons ATGTTTCGGAAAAAAGCGTCTTCCTCGTTGAGAATGAGAAGAATAACAGAAAACTCTAGAT GGAGTATCAACCGTGGCCGAAGTCTGTCCTTCCATGAGGTGCAGAGTCAGCGGGAGGCAGAGATGAGGGCCGCGGCCGAGGAGTCCtctaccagcagcagcagtgtcgGAGGTGGAGGAGGCGGTAGCAGCAACGTCCTGCAGCGCCTCCTGCAGGAGCAGATGAACCGTAACtatgtgctgcagcagcaacaacagcaggtTGGAGGGGGGGCTGGAGCTGGACAGATGGGCCTCCCCGATGACCACTCTTCCACTCCCCACATCGCTCGGCAGGAACCCCAGGGACAGGAGCTGCAGACGGATAGTGGTGTGGAGAAGCTGGTTTCCaccagaggaggaggtgggagcGGTGGAGGGGGAGGAGCTTTAGCAACAGCAGGAGGAGGTGGCAGCGGAGGAGGGGGAGGCATTCAGGGCCAATGTACAAACCCAGAAGACCTCCCTACGTATGAGGAGGCCAAAGTCCAGTCTCAGTATTTCCGTGGTCATGGTCCTCCTCCTCCGCAGCCTGCACAGCAGACCAGCCCGCCCCAGCAGCCCCCCCTCCCCACCTCTGTGGGAGCTGCCTTTTACGTCACCGGGGTGACCAACGCCAAGGTGCGCACCGAGGGCCGGCCGACAGTACAGCGTGTTAGCGGAGCAGGGAAGGTGCACCAGGACGACGGCCTCAAGGATCTGAAGCAGGGACACGTTCGCTCTCTCAGTGAACGCCTGATGCAGCTCTCCCTCGCCACAAGTGGTGTCAAAGCTCACGCCCCAGTTACAAGCGCTCCACTCTCCCCAATGCTGCCCCCACCAGGGCCACCCGGGGACTACTACAAACCTCAGCATCGTGGCCCCCCTCCAGACTACCCCTTCAAAGGAATGAGCTCTCCCTCCAAACAGCAGGATTCTGGAGGCCATTTCTACCAGGAGCAGAGAGCCAGGGAACACTCCAGGGAGGTGCCTCATGTCAGATACCAGCCCCCACCTGAGTACGGCTCCTTCAG GTCTAGTAAGGAAGGTTCCCTGCACTTTCAGAGGACCCTCCACCAACACAGCCCCACCTCCTCCGTCACCTCTGTGGGCTCCTTGTCCCGTACTCAGTCCTCCACCCTCAGCAGCATGCTCAGTGCCTCCCACTCCTCCCACCCTTCCTTCCCTCACCTGCAGCCTCATAACCAGGGGGAGCCCTTCCCCCCCATGGGGCCTCGCGGTCCACAGGCTCCAGGCCAGCATCCTGTGGGTGAGAGCTTCACCCTGGGGTCCATTCACCCAACACCGCCCAGAGGTCACGCTTTAGCCAACGACCCGTACGGCTCCACCCCCAGGATGCACCATCatcaccagcagcagcaacagcagcagcagttcaCAGGAaaccctcctcctctgctccagCCCCCAGTCCAGGCCACACCTTTCCCCCATCCACACTCCTACTCTCAGCTGCAGGGGGAGTCCTTCGCTATGATGGCCCAGGCTCATCAGATGGTGGATGTGCTGACGGAGGAGAACAGGATGCTGAGACAGGAGATGGAGGCCTGCCGAGACAAAGTCACCAAGCTGCACAAG CTAGAGACTGAGATCCAGCTGGTTTCAGAGGCCTATGAAAACCTGGCCAAGTCCTCGTCCAAAAGGGAGGCGCTGGAGAAAACGATGCGGAATAAACTGGAGCTGGAGGTGCGCCGGCTGCATGACTTCAACAGGGACCTCCGTG AACGCATGGAGACAGCCAATAAACAGCTGGCTGCTAAAGAGTGTGATGGCTCAGAGGACAACCGTAAAACCATCTCCCAGCTGCTGACACAGA TTAAGGAGACTCAGCGTGAGAAGGAGAAGCTGGAGATTGAATTGAACGCCCTGCGCTCCACAACAGAGGACCAGAGGAGACACATTGAGATCAGAGACCAGGCACTCAACAATGCTCAGGCCAAAGTAGTCAAACTAGAGGAGGAG ctcaAAAAGAAGCAGGTGTATGTGGAGAAGGTGGAGAGGATGCAGCAGGCTCTCGCTCAGCTGCAGGCGGCGTGTGAAAAGAGAGAACAGCTAGAACATCGCCTACGTACCAGACTGGAAAGAGAGTTGGAGTCTCTGCGCATGCAGCAG CGTCAGGGCGGCTCCCAGGCCAGCGGTGCAGTCCCCTCTGAGTATAACACCACAGCCCTGATGGAGCACCTGAGGGAGAAGGAGGAGCGTATCCTGGCTCTGGAGGCGGATATGACCAAGTGGGAGCAGAAGTACCTGGAGGAGAGTGTGATGAGGCAGTTTGCCCTGGACGCTGCTGCCTCTGTGGCCACGCAGAG AGATCGCTCCGCTAGCGCTATCACTCACTCTCCCAGCAGCAGCTACGACACTTCGGTGGAGGCTCGAAttcagaaagaagaagaggaaatcCTGATGGCAAACCGGCGCTGTCTTGACATGGAGAGCAG GATTAAGAATCTCCACGCGCAGATCATAGAAAAGGATGCCATGATCAAGGTTCTCCACCAGCGCTCCAGGAAGGAGAACATCAAGTCAGATGTGCCATCCGCTATGAGGCCATCCAAGTCCCTGATGTCGATCTCCAACACAGGCTCAGGGGGTTCAGGTCTGCTCTCTCACAGTCTGGGACTCAGCAGCTCCCCCATTACAGAGGAGCGCAAGGACTCAAGTTGGAAGGGCAGTCTGG gggTTCTTCTTGGTCCAGAGTTCCGTACGGAATCTCTCAGGACAGAGTCTATTTCCTCGTCCCCCTCCCCAGTGCTCCCCTCCACCCCGATGACGGCGGGACACTCAAAGACGGGCAGCAGGGACAGCTGCACGCAGACCGAGAAGGGCCAAGGGCAGGAGAGCAGTAAAGCCAGCACCCCAGCCCTACAGAGCATGACCCTGCCAGCACGCCTGTCCAGCCCTAGTCCAGTCTACATTCCAGACCGCCTTGTAG
- the amot gene encoding angiomotin isoform X2 encodes MRAAAEESSTSSSSVGGGGGGSSNVLQRLLQEQMNRNYVLQQQQQQVGGGAGAGQMGLPDDHSSTPHIARQEPQGQELQTDSGVEKLVSTRGGGGSGGGGGALATAGGGGSGGGGGIQGQCTNPEDLPTYEEAKVQSQYFRGHGPPPPQPAQQTSPPQQPPLPTSVGAAFYVTGVTNAKVRTEGRPTVQRVSGAGKVHQDDGLKDLKQGHVRSLSERLMQLSLATSGVKAHAPVTSAPLSPMLPPPGPPGDYYKPQHRGPPPDYPFKGMSSPSKQQDSGGHFYQEQRAREHSREVPHVRYQPPPEYGSFRSSKEGSLHFQRTLHQHSPTSSVTSVGSLSRTQSSTLSSMLSASHSSHPSFPHLQPHNQGEPFPPMGPRGPQAPGQHPVGESFTLGSIHPTPPRGHALANDPYGSTPRMHHHHQQQQQQQQFTGNPPPLLQPPVQATPFPHPHSYSQLQGESFAMMAQAHQMVDVLTEENRMLRQEMEACRDKVTKLHKLETEIQLVSEAYENLAKSSSKREALEKTMRNKLELEVRRLHDFNRDLRERMETANKQLAAKECDGSEDNRKTISQLLTQIKETQREKEKLEIELNALRSTTEDQRRHIEIRDQALNNAQAKVVKLEEELKKKQVYVEKVERMQQALAQLQAACEKREQLEHRLRTRLERELESLRMQQRQGGSQASGAVPSEYNTTALMEHLREKEERILALEADMTKWEQKYLEESVMRQFALDAAASVATQRDRSASAITHSPSSSYDTSVEARIQKEEEEILMANRRCLDMESRIKNLHAQIIEKDAMIKVLHQRSRKENIKSDVPSAMRPSKSLMSISNTGSGGSGLLSHSLGLSSSPITEERKDSSWKGSLGVLLGPEFRTESLRTESISSSPSPVLPSTPMTAGHSKTGSRDSCTQTEKGQGQESSKASTPALQSMTLPARLSSPSPVYIPDRLVDVPVFHSSTLERRLPVQSHPQPQAPPPAPTTQQDVDNDMVEILI; translated from the exons ATGAGGGCCGCGGCCGAGGAGTCCtctaccagcagcagcagtgtcgGAGGTGGAGGAGGCGGTAGCAGCAACGTCCTGCAGCGCCTCCTGCAGGAGCAGATGAACCGTAACtatgtgctgcagcagcaacaacagcaggtTGGAGGGGGGGCTGGAGCTGGACAGATGGGCCTCCCCGATGACCACTCTTCCACTCCCCACATCGCTCGGCAGGAACCCCAGGGACAGGAGCTGCAGACGGATAGTGGTGTGGAGAAGCTGGTTTCCaccagaggaggaggtgggagcGGTGGAGGGGGAGGAGCTTTAGCAACAGCAGGAGGAGGTGGCAGCGGAGGAGGGGGAGGCATTCAGGGCCAATGTACAAACCCAGAAGACCTCCCTACGTATGAGGAGGCCAAAGTCCAGTCTCAGTATTTCCGTGGTCATGGTCCTCCTCCTCCGCAGCCTGCACAGCAGACCAGCCCGCCCCAGCAGCCCCCCCTCCCCACCTCTGTGGGAGCTGCCTTTTACGTCACCGGGGTGACCAACGCCAAGGTGCGCACCGAGGGCCGGCCGACAGTACAGCGTGTTAGCGGAGCAGGGAAGGTGCACCAGGACGACGGCCTCAAGGATCTGAAGCAGGGACACGTTCGCTCTCTCAGTGAACGCCTGATGCAGCTCTCCCTCGCCACAAGTGGTGTCAAAGCTCACGCCCCAGTTACAAGCGCTCCACTCTCCCCAATGCTGCCCCCACCAGGGCCACCCGGGGACTACTACAAACCTCAGCATCGTGGCCCCCCTCCAGACTACCCCTTCAAAGGAATGAGCTCTCCCTCCAAACAGCAGGATTCTGGAGGCCATTTCTACCAGGAGCAGAGAGCCAGGGAACACTCCAGGGAGGTGCCTCATGTCAGATACCAGCCCCCACCTGAGTACGGCTCCTTCAG GTCTAGTAAGGAAGGTTCCCTGCACTTTCAGAGGACCCTCCACCAACACAGCCCCACCTCCTCCGTCACCTCTGTGGGCTCCTTGTCCCGTACTCAGTCCTCCACCCTCAGCAGCATGCTCAGTGCCTCCCACTCCTCCCACCCTTCCTTCCCTCACCTGCAGCCTCATAACCAGGGGGAGCCCTTCCCCCCCATGGGGCCTCGCGGTCCACAGGCTCCAGGCCAGCATCCTGTGGGTGAGAGCTTCACCCTGGGGTCCATTCACCCAACACCGCCCAGAGGTCACGCTTTAGCCAACGACCCGTACGGCTCCACCCCCAGGATGCACCATCatcaccagcagcagcaacagcagcagcagttcaCAGGAaaccctcctcctctgctccagCCCCCAGTCCAGGCCACACCTTTCCCCCATCCACACTCCTACTCTCAGCTGCAGGGGGAGTCCTTCGCTATGATGGCCCAGGCTCATCAGATGGTGGATGTGCTGACGGAGGAGAACAGGATGCTGAGACAGGAGATGGAGGCCTGCCGAGACAAAGTCACCAAGCTGCACAAG CTAGAGACTGAGATCCAGCTGGTTTCAGAGGCCTATGAAAACCTGGCCAAGTCCTCGTCCAAAAGGGAGGCGCTGGAGAAAACGATGCGGAATAAACTGGAGCTGGAGGTGCGCCGGCTGCATGACTTCAACAGGGACCTCCGTG AACGCATGGAGACAGCCAATAAACAGCTGGCTGCTAAAGAGTGTGATGGCTCAGAGGACAACCGTAAAACCATCTCCCAGCTGCTGACACAGA TTAAGGAGACTCAGCGTGAGAAGGAGAAGCTGGAGATTGAATTGAACGCCCTGCGCTCCACAACAGAGGACCAGAGGAGACACATTGAGATCAGAGACCAGGCACTCAACAATGCTCAGGCCAAAGTAGTCAAACTAGAGGAGGAG ctcaAAAAGAAGCAGGTGTATGTGGAGAAGGTGGAGAGGATGCAGCAGGCTCTCGCTCAGCTGCAGGCGGCGTGTGAAAAGAGAGAACAGCTAGAACATCGCCTACGTACCAGACTGGAAAGAGAGTTGGAGTCTCTGCGCATGCAGCAG CGTCAGGGCGGCTCCCAGGCCAGCGGTGCAGTCCCCTCTGAGTATAACACCACAGCCCTGATGGAGCACCTGAGGGAGAAGGAGGAGCGTATCCTGGCTCTGGAGGCGGATATGACCAAGTGGGAGCAGAAGTACCTGGAGGAGAGTGTGATGAGGCAGTTTGCCCTGGACGCTGCTGCCTCTGTGGCCACGCAGAG AGATCGCTCCGCTAGCGCTATCACTCACTCTCCCAGCAGCAGCTACGACACTTCGGTGGAGGCTCGAAttcagaaagaagaagaggaaatcCTGATGGCAAACCGGCGCTGTCTTGACATGGAGAGCAG GATTAAGAATCTCCACGCGCAGATCATAGAAAAGGATGCCATGATCAAGGTTCTCCACCAGCGCTCCAGGAAGGAGAACATCAAGTCAGATGTGCCATCCGCTATGAGGCCATCCAAGTCCCTGATGTCGATCTCCAACACAGGCTCAGGGGGTTCAGGTCTGCTCTCTCACAGTCTGGGACTCAGCAGCTCCCCCATTACAGAGGAGCGCAAGGACTCAAGTTGGAAGGGCAGTCTGG gggTTCTTCTTGGTCCAGAGTTCCGTACGGAATCTCTCAGGACAGAGTCTATTTCCTCGTCCCCCTCCCCAGTGCTCCCCTCCACCCCGATGACGGCGGGACACTCAAAGACGGGCAGCAGGGACAGCTGCACGCAGACCGAGAAGGGCCAAGGGCAGGAGAGCAGTAAAGCCAGCACCCCAGCCCTACAGAGCATGACCCTGCCAGCACGCCTGTCCAGCCCTAGTCCAGTCTACATTCCAGACCGCCTTGTAG